Within Sorangiineae bacterium MSr11367, the genomic segment CCGCACCCGTCCTTTCTGGAGGGGTGCGGGTGTCTTTCTTTTGAACGCGTAAGGGAGCACGATGAAACTGCGATCTTTCCGACGTCATCTTCCTCAGTTCACCGCCCTCGCCGCGTTGACTGCCACCGTCGTGGTGGTGGCTCCCGCACGAGCGCAGCAAGGCGCAGCCGTCCTTACGGGCAAGGTCGTCGACGCCTCCAGCAAGAAGGGCGTCGTGGACGTCGTCGTGACGGTGACGTCGCCGGCCCTTCAAGGCGAGCAAATCGTCACCACGGACAAAACGGGTACGTACCGCATCCCGTCGCTTCCGCCCGGCGTCTACACGCTGCACCTCGATAAAGAAGGATTCCGCGCCTACGAGCGCAAAGAGATTCAGCTCCGCGCCGACGCGACGATCCGTCTCGACGCGGATCTTCTGCCGGAAGGCCTCCAGGCCGACGTCGTCGTCATCACCGCGCACACGCCGACGGTCGACGTTGGGTCGACCACGACGGGTTCCAACATCGACGCCGAATTCGCATCACGCGTCCCTGTGACCAACCCGGGCGCCCGCGGCGGTGCGCAGCGTACGTTCGAATCGGTCGCGGAGGCCGCCCCCGGCGCCACGGCGGATCGTTACGGTACGTCGATCATGGGCACGACATCGCCCGAGAACTCGTACGTCATCGACGGCATGCGCACGAACAGCTCGCGCTATGGCTTGAACGGCTCGCCGCTGTCGATCGAGTTCGTGAAGGAAGTGAACGTCCTCTCGGGCGGTTACATGCCGGAGTACGGAAAGGCGACGGGCGGTATCCTCAACGTCGTCACCAAGTCGGGTTCGAACGAGTACCACGGCAACGTCTGGGCGAACTGGACCCCGGGTTCCCTCGAGGGAGCGCGCAAGTATCCGCTCTTCCAGGGTACGACGTTCCAGACGCGCCGCTCGTTGGGCAACGTGTACGACGTGGGCTTCGACCAGAGCGGTCCGATCGTCAAGGACAAGCTCTGGTACTACGTGGGCTTCGGCGTCTCGCGTGCGATCTACAATTTGGATCGCAGCCTGTATCAATACAAAGCCGGCATCAATCCGGATACTGGCGCCGTTGATCCGTATGCAGGCGTAGAGATCCCCGGAACGACGCAGCAGTACAAGGCGACGGCGACGTCGTATCAGATCTTCGCGAAACTCGATTATCGGATCAATCAAGACAACAAACTTGCATTGAGCTTTGCGGCAACGCCGACGACATCGGGTGGCGGAGGGGATTTCTCGGTCAGCCCGAGCTCGGGTCAGGTCGAGGGCGCGTTGCAAGAGCTCAATCTCGACGGAACGTACAGCCGGCTCGCGCACGTGCGGCGCTCGGGCGCGTACGACACGATTTTGAAGTGGACGTCGGAGTTCGACAACAAGTCGAAGAACATCGAGACCATCATCGGATGGCACCACGAGCTGGGTGGCACGCTGCCGGCCGACGGTTTCGGCGTGGCGAGTGGTTATGGCTACTCGGCGCTGCCCTCCGCCACGATGCGGCGGAACAATCCGAATTATCACGACGTCTCGGAGTTCGAACGTGTGCCGGCAGGCGCATGCGGATACACCACGCTCGCCGATGGCAAGAAGCAGCAAGCCAACTGCCCCGTCGTCCAGTACCGCGGCGGTGGTCCCGGCTTCATCGATCAGCAGGTCCTCGACAGCTATGCCCTCAAGAGCGTGCTCACCGTGCTCGCGCAAGGCGCTGGCCACCACGTCATCAAGGCGGGCGTGGAGCTCGAATTGGCGACGTCCTGGGCGAGCCGCGGCAGCACGGGGGGACGCACCTTCACCGAATCGACCAACGGGCGTCGCTTCGATACGGGCGGTAGCTACGGCTATCTGACGGCGCCGGACACCCCGGTTCTGTTCGACCGGCTGACCACGCGCTCGCACTCGTTCAGCGTCGGCGGCTTCATTCAAGATAGCTGGTCGATCATGGACAAGGTGACGCTGAACGTCGGTCTTCGTTACGACAATCAGTTCTTGTTCAGCACCGACGGGAAGCTCTTCATGAGCTTGCCGAATCAGATCTCGCCGCGCGTGGGCCTCATCTACGACCCCTTCCAGAATGGGCGCTCGAAGATCTTCGTCAGCTACGCCAAGTTCTATCAGAGCGTGCCGCTCAACCTGATGGACCGCGGCGTCGAGCCGCGCGCGGAGAAGTCCATCGATACGCCGCAGTGCAATGCGCTCAACCCGTCGCAAGCCACGACGGGTTGCATGAACAACACCAAGGTGTGGCCCGCCGTTGGCGGCCGTCAGGGTGGTACCAATACGCCGGATCGCTCGTTCGCCCCGTATGGCGGCGGCAAGACCGTCGTCGATCCGGATCTCATTCCGCAGTCGATGAGCGAGTTGAGCGGCGGTGGCGAGTACGAAATCGTCAAGAACGGCCGCATCGGTATGTCGTACGTGCGCCGCTGGATGAACAACGTCATCGAGGACATGAGCAACGACGAGTCGGCGACGTTCTTCATCGGCAATCCGGGGAAGGGGATTGCGAAGGGCTTCCCCGAGGCCGAGCGTAACTACGACGCCGGCACCGTCTACTTCATGAAGACGTTCGCCGACAGCTGGCTCGCGCAAGTGAGCTACACCCTGTCCTGGCTGCGCGGAAACATCGCCGGCCTCTACAAGCCGGACACCGGCCAGCTCGATCCGAATGCGAACTCGACGTTCGACTTGAAGTCGATCCTGGTCAATCAGACCGGCGACCTTCCCGGCGACCGTCGCCACTCGATCAAGCTGTACGCGGCCAAGGACTTCAGCATCACCAAGGAGTCTCATCTCGACATCGGCGGTTCGATCCAGGTGCGTTCGGGCGGCCCGACGAACGTCCTCGGTGCCCACCCGCTCTACGGCGCCGACGAGGTGTACATCCTGCCGCGCGGCACCGGCGATCGCCTGCCGTGGAACGGGAACTTCGGCACGCACGTGGGCTACGGCTGGCGCTTCGAAAACGGGATGTCGCTGCAGTTTACCTGCGACATCTTCAATCTGTTGAATCTCCAGGGCGGCCTCAGCACGGACGAGCGCTACACCCGCAACGAGGTCTACGCCGTACCCGGTGGCTCGAAGGCCGACCTTACGAACGGCAACGTGAAGCAGGTCACCGGCGGTGCGCTGCCGGCGAATGGAGTCAACCCGAACTTCGGGAACACGAACCTGTACCAAGAACCGCGGCAGTTCCGCTTCGGCATCCGCGGCAGCTTCTAGAAACGGAACAAACGAAGACGTGGCATGTCACACGTGACATGCCCCGTGCGTTCTGTAAGGTCGAAAGAAGGCCTCGAAACTCGCGTTTCGAGGCCTTATATTTTGCAGATCCACGCTTCACTGGGGAGGCATCCGACTTGCTGGATTGGCAACCGTGAACACATCAGGGCAGGAGTCTCGACCGACAACGTCGAAACAACCGGGCGAGGAGCGCCCGGCGCTGACGTCGCAAGTTCGGCAACGTACCGCCTCGCGGGACAGCGCACCGCCGGAGGCGCGTCAGTCTGTGCCACCTGCTGCGGAGTCGCGACAAGACGAGCGTGCCCCGCAGGCCGAACCCACCGCGACGCCCTTGCGGCTGCCGTATTTCGGCCTGGCCTTTATCGGTGGGATACTGGGAGGCGCCGTCGGTGGAGGGGCGATGCTCCTGGAGACGCACATCGCCACATCGGACGGCGCTCCGTGGATCCGGGTCATCGCGATCCTATCGGTGGCCTTCGGGGCCGTGCTCGTCCTTCTCACGGGCCTCTGGCTGATTCACCGCGCCCTGCACCGTCCCGCCGACTGACGGCGGCGGGCATTCGAGGCGAGCAGCCCCTTCGCTCACCGCCCGCACCGTGCGGCTCCGTGGCTCGTGCCCCCAGCGCTGGAATACGTAGCCGTACTGCTCGCACGCCTCGCGTTTGCGAGCCGCTTTGGCGAGGGCATCGCCGTACCACGCGTGCGCGTGGACACTGTAGAGCGCCTTGGCGAAGAGGCAGGAGTTCGAGGCGCGATGAAGGGAGACGAGTGCCTTGTCGACATCACCGGCAAGAAGGTACATGTGCCCGACGTCGCTCGTGGCAAAGAGATCCACGTGTTCGGCGTCGAGAATCGGGCTCGCCGAAGGGCGATGGGAAATGGCGAACTGGGCGTCCTCCGCATCTCGGACGGTCTGCACGTAGGCATCGATCCATCGCAAATCGGGCGAGTAGAAGCCCCCGCGCGCGAACCCTTGCTCGTTCGGGACCTGTTGGCGATGCGCCTCGTCGCGGCTGATGAGGCCCGTGAAGTAGAGCGCCCGCGTCCTCTCGGCCGGCATGTACCAGCTCTCGTTGGGTAACCAGGTTTGCGACGCGTCGACCGCAGCACGTGCGGCCGCCTTGGCCGCGTCGATGCGTCCCAATTCCAGGTCCAGATCGATTCGATAGGCGAATGGGAGCCAGCGAAGGGCGCCGTCGGCCGTCGTCAAGGCCGCCTTGTCCCACGTGTCGAGAACCCGATAGGCAACGTCGAACTGCCCATCTTGGATCGCGAGGTTGTATTCATCCCAGCAGCGAGCGACGTCGTCGCGCGGGGAAACGAGGCGGGACCATCGTTCTTCGAGGATGGCCCGAACGGCGGCCGTGCGATGGCTGCGTCCAAACTCCGCCCGCGCCAAATATCGATAGCCTTCCGGTGAGGCGTGATCGACTGCGATCAGCCGTCGCGCGGCCGCGGCGGAGTTGTCGCAATTTCCTTCGTTGGCTTCGAGTTGTGCCAGGCGAATGAGGCAATCCACGCCGCCTTGCGGTTGGCTTGCGATGCATTCCTGGAGCGATTGGCGGGCGCCGTCGACGTCATCTTGGACGATCGAGGCCCGCGAGCGATACGAGAGCGCGATCGCCCCCGGGACGCGATCGACGAAGGAGAGAAGATCGGTGGCATCCCGGGTACGCACCGCATGGGCGCCGCGCACCAGCCACGGGAGCTCCTCGGAGGGGAATTGCGTGGTCAGCGCGGCGAGTTTCTTGGTCGCCGACGGCATGTCCGGTGGCTCCAGCATGACCGGCTCCAGGGCCTCGAGCAGCCCTGCCTGCACGGCGGACAATCGACGACGGAGCGATTGGGCCTCGGTGAAATGCGTCCGCACCTCCGGATCGACCCATTCCGACACGGCCGCAAAGTACAGGTGCGCTTCCGCGAGGCCCGGATCGAGTCGCGCCGCCTCGGCGAACTTGCTGCGCGCATTGTCGGTGGAGGCGTCTCGCCAAAGTTGCAAACCTGCTTCCAGAGCGATGGCCGCCTCCCGCTGCCTGGGCGGGCCGCCCTCAGCCGTCGCGCTGGGGGTGGCGGCTGGTGTCGCCGGCGCTGCGAGAAACCGAGCCGCCGTGCCTCCAAGGAGGAGGGCCGACGCGGCGAGAGCCGCGCCGACCCACGGCAGCCGCGCGCGTCTCGTAGACCGCACGGAAGGAGTTCTCGCCCCGAGGCGAGGGTGCGGCTGCGCCGAATCGGCGACCGCGGTCCGCGCCTTGAGGGGGGCCGGCGGGAGAGTCGTCGCGTCATGGACCTGAGGGGGCGATTCGACATCCGGTACGGCGAGACCCGGCAGGCCGGAGGGGGATGTGCCGAACACCGTTTGGCAGGCGAGGGCGAGCTGCTGCTGCATCGTCGAGGCATCTGGCCAGCGCTCTCGTTTTTCGAATGCGAGCGCGCGATCGACGACCTCACGGATGACAGGTGGAACGCCCGGCGCGACCGAGGCCAGCGCACGAGCGGGTACCGTGGCAGCCCGCACGAGAACTTCACCCGAGGATTCGGCCTCGTGCACATGTTGGCCGCTCAGCAACGTGAACATGGTCGCGCCGACGGCCCATAGATCCGTTTGTCCGTCCACGTGACGAACGCGCCCCAGCGCTTGCTCTGGCGCCATGAAGGCAGGAGTTCCCATCGCCTGTTCGGAGCGCGTGATGGACGCCGAATCGTCGTTTTCGAAGAACCGTGCGATTCCGAAGTCGAACACGCGAACATCGCCGCTCGCGGTGATGAAGAGGTTGTCGGGCTTGATGTCCCGATGAACGATCTTCAGCGCGTGCGCTGCCTGAAGCGTATCGAGCAACGCGTGCGCGATGGCGATGACCTCTTCGACCGGGAGCCGCTTGTCCGCTTGGCGTGCGGCGCGCGCGCGTACCGTTTCACCGAGGAGAAGCGGCATGACGAGGAACGTCGCGCC encodes:
- a CDS encoding TonB-dependent receptor, producing MKLRSFRRHLPQFTALAALTATVVVVAPARAQQGAAVLTGKVVDASSKKGVVDVVVTVTSPALQGEQIVTTDKTGTYRIPSLPPGVYTLHLDKEGFRAYERKEIQLRADATIRLDADLLPEGLQADVVVITAHTPTVDVGSTTTGSNIDAEFASRVPVTNPGARGGAQRTFESVAEAAPGATADRYGTSIMGTTSPENSYVIDGMRTNSSRYGLNGSPLSIEFVKEVNVLSGGYMPEYGKATGGILNVVTKSGSNEYHGNVWANWTPGSLEGARKYPLFQGTTFQTRRSLGNVYDVGFDQSGPIVKDKLWYYVGFGVSRAIYNLDRSLYQYKAGINPDTGAVDPYAGVEIPGTTQQYKATATSYQIFAKLDYRINQDNKLALSFAATPTTSGGGGDFSVSPSSGQVEGALQELNLDGTYSRLAHVRRSGAYDTILKWTSEFDNKSKNIETIIGWHHELGGTLPADGFGVASGYGYSALPSATMRRNNPNYHDVSEFERVPAGACGYTTLADGKKQQANCPVVQYRGGGPGFIDQQVLDSYALKSVLTVLAQGAGHHVIKAGVELELATSWASRGSTGGRTFTESTNGRRFDTGGSYGYLTAPDTPVLFDRLTTRSHSFSVGGFIQDSWSIMDKVTLNVGLRYDNQFLFSTDGKLFMSLPNQISPRVGLIYDPFQNGRSKIFVSYAKFYQSVPLNLMDRGVEPRAEKSIDTPQCNALNPSQATTGCMNNTKVWPAVGGRQGGTNTPDRSFAPYGGGKTVVDPDLIPQSMSELSGGGEYEIVKNGRIGMSYVRRWMNNVIEDMSNDESATFFIGNPGKGIAKGFPEAERNYDAGTVYFMKTFADSWLAQVSYTLSWLRGNIAGLYKPDTGQLDPNANSTFDLKSILVNQTGDLPGDRRHSIKLYAAKDFSITKESHLDIGGSIQVRSGGPTNVLGAHPLYGADEVYILPRGTGDRLPWNGNFGTHVGYGWRFENGMSLQFTCDIFNLLNLQGGLSTDERYTRNEVYAVPGGSKADLTNGNVKQVTGGALPANGVNPNFGNTNLYQEPRQFRFGIRGSF
- a CDS encoding serine/threonine protein kinase — encoded protein: MPEPQNNPAATRALRRIGAFFCERYRISHLIGIGGTSAVYAGVHRNGHTVAIKVLHERLSDVPDVERRFRREALIANRIQHPGVVPIIDDDVADDGATFLVMPLLLGETVRARAARQADKRLPVEEVIAIAHALLDTLQAAHALKIVHRDIKPDNLFITASGDVRVFDFGIARFFENDDSASITRSEQAMGTPAFMAPEQALGRVRHVDGQTDLWAVGATMFTLLSGQHVHEAESSGEVLVRAATVPARALASVAPGVPPVIREVVDRALAFEKRERWPDASTMQQQLALACQTVFGTSPSGLPGLAVPDVESPPQVHDATTLPPAPLKARTAVADSAQPHPRLGARTPSVRSTRRARLPWVGAALAASALLLGGTAARFLAAPATPAATPSATAEGGPPRQREAAIALEAGLQLWRDASTDNARSKFAEAARLDPGLAEAHLYFAAVSEWVDPEVRTHFTEAQSLRRRLSAVQAGLLEALEPVMLEPPDMPSATKKLAALTTQFPSEELPWLVRGAHAVRTRDATDLLSFVDRVPGAIALSYRSRASIVQDDVDGARQSLQECIASQPQGGVDCLIRLAQLEANEGNCDNSAAAARRLIAVDHASPEGYRYLARAEFGRSHRTAAVRAILEERWSRLVSPRDDVARCWDEYNLAIQDGQFDVAYRVLDTWDKAALTTADGALRWLPFAYRIDLDLELGRIDAAKAAARAAVDASQTWLPNESWYMPAERTRALYFTGLISRDEAHRQQVPNEQGFARGGFYSPDLRWIDAYVQTVRDAEDAQFAISHRPSASPILDAEHVDLFATSDVGHMYLLAGDVDKALVSLHRASNSCLFAKALYSVHAHAWYGDALAKAARKREACEQYGYVFQRWGHEPRSRTVRAVSEGAARLECPPPSVGGTVQGAVNQPEAREKDEHGPEGHR